The genomic interval TCCTGCTTTAAATGACAGCAGTGacaaagcaccagccacctCCCTGCAGGGTGCCTAGGTGGGGAAACCCAGGTGCACAGCCACCACGCATCGCATCAGTCAGCACAGACACCCCCACCCCGCTTTCACTCACCCCATCCCTTCTTGCTTGCAGTATCTGCCATGGCACCCGTCAGTGATAATGCAGTAAGCCAAAAAGAGTAAAAAGTGAATCACCACACTCACCTATTAGAGAGCCAGCAACAACACATGCCATCATCACAGGTAAGACCATGTTTGCAGCATCTGAAAAAGAGACAACTCGTATGCTTTGTAGCCAGACTGAATTTACTTCCTACCCACACCCTTCAAGCAAAAACCTGCCACAGGACAGCTACACTCAGTGCAAGGTAATACAGGGAACACAGAAGGCATTTGCCCTTCCAAGCCCCACTATTCCCACTGTCCATTTCCGCTAATGCTGGGAGCTGAGGGTTGTGTTTGGGGCTAAGGAGTCATGGGGGACTTGTAGAGGGGAAATCTGCAAAATGCTTCCAACAGAGGAggtgacttttcttttttgggagGATGCTCTAAACTTGAGATGTTCTCACAGAACTGGGCTGGTTGCTTGGTTATTTCCTATGTTTCCCTTCCCAAATACCAGGAGGAAGCACCCACTTACTCTGAACACGAAGCAGAAAAGAGGTTTCATTCTGGCTCACTTTGTTGCGAACCACACAAGCATAGTAGCCACTGTCGTTCATTGTCGCTTCAACGATTTGCAAAGTGTTATTCTGAACAAACTGAAAATGGTCACTCCCAAGCAGCGGCTCCCCATTCTTCTTCCACCAGTAGGAGTCTGCCTTCCCTTCTGCGATGTTGCAGACTAGTTTAGTGCTGCCTCCTGCTTTCACAGAGGAGTTGCCCACAATTTTTGGCGCAGGAAGCGGTTCTGGGAGAGACAGAACAACAGTCAGGATTCAGCTGCTTAGTTTCTTGATGTCAAAACGAGAGCACCTTCCTACCCCACTATTCAAACTACTGCTTCATAGAGGTTGCAAGCCTAGAGCTGCTTCTATCTGATGTGAATGCCCCCAAGTTCAAACGGAACCTGGGGCTCTGCACAGGCCCAAGCATTTTCACAAACCCCATACTATGCATCTGCATCAGCTCAAATCAGCTCGAGTACATTTCCACGTACTACAGACCCAGCAACATATCCAGCAACTCCTATGCGCTTTCACCTGCACACCTCACATGGTCACACTCTAGCATGCAGGCAAAACTTCCCCTTCTCCGCACAGGACAGCCAAACAATTTCCCTCTGTTGCGGACCACTGCGAACTGTTTGCGCCTGTAAGGCAGCTCACATGCGAGGAGAGGACTCCCTGAGGGAAGACTTCTGTTCAGCGGAAAACTCGAGCAGATTTGAGAGAGAAACGGTGAGACGGATAATTGTGATTCTGTGTGAAAGTTAATCTAGATCAGCGTCCACTTGCACTTCCAGGACTCCCTTCCCAAGGTTTGTTTGGCTACTGTAAACACCGAGGGTAGATAGAAAGATGATGTTTGACTGTCCCTTCAGTCTTACCAACCTCTGCCCAGCCCACAGGGCCCAAAGAAAGCCTCTAAACGTAACAGCTCTTTGCTGGCACCTGCACAGTCTTCTAGAGACTCCACTTTGCTCCACCTAGATCTGCTGTTATAATATGGTGCTGTTCGCAAAGCACAAAGCAGCTACTCACCCAAAAGCGGGTAACTGTTTTCCAAAAGTGCTAGCAGATAAAAAAATGAGTCACAGACTAGACTTTTACTGCCCTCAGAATACAGCAGTAGTATCTTTTCAGCAGACTGTCCTGGACGTATCACACTTCAAGGCAAAAGCCAGAGGTCTGGGGCtcaaggaaaggagaggaggcGATTACCGTATACGATTTGAACTGGTTATTCTTAAatcaaagcagcagaaaaaaagccccTGCTTTTAAAGCTAATTCTAGCCAGCACAGAAGAGTGGAATGCAGCTCAACAGAAACGTCGTCAACAGGCTCCATCCTGCCTGGAGTGAAATGCTCCACCAGAATCAGAGAAATTCCCTATTATGCCCTACCCCAGCTGGCAGAACTGCAGAGGCCTCCTCGCTCATAGGCGGCAGGCAAGGCACTCACAGAACATACTTCTGCCCCTTTGACGGACTGGTAACACACACTGCTGGCTTTTCAAAAGTTTGGTAGAGTTAACATAAAAAACCGAGGTAATGGAGTCACTATCCAAATTATCATGGTCACTCACCAATAACTTCCAGTTGGAACCAGTCCGTTTCCTGTGACTCTGTTCTAAAACGGTACGTTCCACTgtctcccagctgcagcaccattTGCAGAGAGAAATCCGTTTCATTGAACTTTGTGCGGTTTTTGTAAGAAGAAGCAATATTTACAGGTTTATTGAGGAAATACTTTAGGATGACTTCTTCATGAGGGCCGTTTTTATATTCCCAGGACACAACCGTACTGGCGTTCAGCGGTGGTACCGCCAAAAGCACGGTGCAGCTGACTGCGGAGACGAGCCTCTCCGACGCTGGCTTTAGGTCAGCAGAGTAACAAGGAGCAAGTGTTTGCGCTGGCAAATAAAACAGAGTTATTAAAAAGTTACAGGTCTATTGCTATTACTAGAAGAATATTGACATTATTCTAACAGCATCAGCCAGGCAGCTAGTTCTGAACACCGAAAGGCTCCCTGGCTCAGCTCTTCTACGGAGTGGCACGGGCTTAGCTCTTTCCGTGATGAGCTGAGCTGGTCTGGCTTTAAGCAGcaacacagaaaagcagaaggcctcagcagctgcctgcaaGTTTCCTTCGCATCCcggacatgaaaaaaaattgcttgctTGACTTCAAAATCAACTTGCGTGGGTATTTACACAGCTCTACGTTTGCACCTGGAAGTCTCACGGTTTCCACTCCTAGGCGTTTCTGCAGAGCGCTCCGCTCCCAGGCGGCATTAAAGCAGAAAGCTCACGCCTGGAGAACCCTCTCTCGAGCCCTCACTCCACAAAAGCAGCCGCATCTGAACTAAACAAGCTTTCACCAAGCATCAGCACTTCACTCATGGatcctgccagcagcaaggaattCAAATAAAGGCCAGGAAAACCCACAAGGCCCTTCCTGCTCGTCCCCTAAAAGCTGCCGTTTATGGAAAAGCCAGGCTTTGAGAGGGCAGAAGTCTGTGAGCCCGCGGTTAGGACTTgccttaaaattttccttttttaaaaaaggagccAGGGAGGGTTTTTTGCAGGCGCGAGCCGCAGAGCCCGCTCCCCTCGGCCAGGCCCCCCGAGGGCGTCGGCTAACAGGGccagcggccgccgcccgctTCGCCCGCCTGCCCCGAGCCCCTCCGGCACGGAACCGGCCTCCAAGGCGGCAGCCGAGCTCCaggcgcgcccgccgcccggcgaACGAGagggcggagcggggcccgcgccgccgccggccacTTGCCTGTGATGGCGCTcggggctcccgcggcgccgggtCCCCAcgccagcagcaccagcaggcAGCACGCGCACATCTGCGGGGAAGCGGCACACGCGCGTcagcggccgcgggccgggccccgccgggaggagcccccgcccgcccggcgcggcgcggcgcggcgcggcctcaCCTCGCTGCGGCGGAGacgagcgcggcgcggggccgcggcccgggcacagcgcggcgcccccgccccacccccctccccgcgcgcgcgcgggtTCCCGCCCTGCGCTGGGCCGAACCGGAGCGAACCGGAGCGGGCCCGgcgccccctccgccccgcgcagcccccggccgggccgggccgggccgggccggaaCCCGCCtccgggcggcgcggaggccgcggccgccgccggggcgcccggggcagctgcccggcggccgcggggagcctGGGGGGTGGCCGGGCCTGGCGGTCCTGGGCCACCGCGGAAGGGGCCGCCGTTGGGCTTGCTTGCGAGTCCGGGGGCAGGAGCAGCTTTATTTGGGGTTTCAGTGTAACTACTGGCGATTTTTCAGCGTGCCAGCTGCTACCAAGTGCTTAATGCCCGTTGCTGACACTAAAGCCACGGTCTTTAAGCA from Rhea pennata isolate bPtePen1 chromosome 11, bPtePen1.pri, whole genome shotgun sequence carries:
- the LOC134145139 gene encoding HEPACAM family member 2-like; amino-acid sequence: MCACCLLVLLAWGPGAAGAPSAITAQTLAPCYSADLKPASERLVSAVSCTVLLAVPPLNASTVVSWEYKNGPHEEVILKYFLNKPVNIASSYKNRTKFNETDFSLQMVLQLGDSGTYRFRTESQETDWFQLEVIEPLPAPKIVGNSSVKAGGSTKLVCNIAEGKADSYWWKKNGEPLLGSDHFQFVQNNTLQIVEATMNDSGYYACVVRNKVSQNETSFLLRVQNAANMVLPVMMACVVAGSLIGVLVWCRRRGRFRHCVRRWRA